From Humibacter ginsenosidimutans, a single genomic window includes:
- a CDS encoding Lrp/AsnC family transcriptional regulator, whose translation MADASMNTVLDAVDRAILTELIADARMPMSEVARRAGVSAPTAAERLRKLEAAGVVTGYRAVIDPAALGLTVSAWVRVRPATGQLPRIAELARMTPTITECHRTTGEDCFLMHVHAPTVAALEDVLDSFLLYGQTITAVTVSTPVPPRAVPLARDAE comes from the coding sequence ATGGCTGATGCATCGATGAACACGGTGCTCGATGCGGTGGATCGGGCCATCCTCACCGAGCTGATCGCCGACGCGCGCATGCCGATGAGCGAGGTCGCGCGTCGTGCCGGCGTCTCGGCGCCGACCGCCGCCGAGCGGCTGCGCAAGCTGGAGGCCGCCGGCGTCGTCACCGGCTATCGCGCCGTGATCGATCCGGCCGCGCTCGGTCTCACGGTGAGTGCCTGGGTGCGGGTGCGCCCCGCCACGGGGCAGCTTCCGCGCATCGCCGAGCTGGCGCGCATGACTCCGACGATCACGGAGTGTCACCGCACCACGGGCGAGGACTGCTTTCTGATGCACGTGCACGCACCGACAGTCGCGGCGCTCGAGGACGTGCTCGACAGCTTCCTGCTCTACGGGCAGACGATCACGGCGGTGACGGTGTCGACTCCTGTGCCGCCGCGCGCCGTGCCGCTGGCACGCGACGCGGAGTGA
- a CDS encoding ABC transporter substrate-binding protein: MKRKIAAVVAAGAIAALGLSGCSSSGTDGGSNAKVTLTLWTGFTGGDRPGYAQIVSDFNASHPNIQVKMTVEPWDTIQQKLPSAWLTGQGPDLATPSSDPNAVADYVKKNQVLAITNTGSGDTKINIDKLAPGTAAEFTYNGKLYAVPANFATLSLYYNKKAFAAAGISAPPTTVAEFAADAKKLTTANQYGLVLADNQTIQMWPILQWLEGGDIVNSKHCSVVQTDAGQKSLSTWSDLVSKDKISPVGLTGAQADSLFSAGKAAMEMNGPWAAPGYKAAGLDLGIAPIPAGVDGKSVTLGSTAALAISAKTKYPQQAQEFMAYWTSKKVQEKFSLKTGFPPLRTDMTDDAKLKADPTISVFADQVPDSRLYLPHVPNATQVDSQAYTTLIGQITRGTPVATATKQAASTINGLTGCSS; this comes from the coding sequence ATGAAGAGAAAGATCGCAGCAGTCGTGGCTGCGGGGGCGATCGCAGCACTTGGACTGTCCGGGTGCTCGTCGTCGGGGACCGACGGGGGCAGCAATGCCAAGGTCACGCTGACGCTGTGGACGGGATTCACCGGTGGCGACCGGCCCGGATACGCGCAGATCGTGAGCGACTTCAACGCCTCGCACCCGAACATCCAGGTCAAGATGACCGTCGAGCCCTGGGACACCATCCAGCAGAAGCTGCCGTCGGCGTGGCTCACCGGCCAGGGACCCGATCTCGCGACCCCGTCGAGCGACCCGAACGCGGTGGCGGACTACGTCAAGAAGAACCAGGTTCTGGCGATCACGAACACCGGATCGGGCGACACCAAGATCAACATCGACAAGCTCGCACCGGGCACGGCGGCCGAGTTCACCTACAACGGCAAGCTCTACGCGGTGCCTGCGAACTTCGCGACTCTGAGCCTCTACTACAACAAGAAGGCCTTCGCAGCCGCCGGCATCTCTGCACCGCCGACGACAGTCGCCGAGTTCGCCGCAGACGCCAAGAAGCTCACGACGGCGAACCAGTACGGTCTCGTGCTGGCAGACAACCAGACCATTCAGATGTGGCCCATCCTGCAATGGCTCGAGGGTGGAGACATCGTCAACTCCAAGCACTGCAGCGTCGTGCAGACGGATGCCGGTCAGAAGAGTCTGTCGACGTGGAGCGATCTCGTGTCGAAGGACAAGATCAGCCCCGTCGGTCTCACTGGCGCTCAGGCTGATTCGCTGTTCTCGGCTGGCAAGGCCGCGATGGAGATGAACGGTCCGTGGGCGGCACCGGGATACAAGGCTGCCGGCCTCGATCTCGGCATCGCCCCGATCCCGGCCGGTGTCGACGGCAAGTCGGTGACCCTCGGATCGACCGCGGCCCTGGCGATCTCGGCGAAGACCAAGTATCCGCAGCAGGCGCAGGAATTCATGGCGTACTGGACGAGCAAGAAGGTGCAGGAGAAGTTCTCGCTCAAGACCGGCTTCCCTCCACTCCGAACCGACATGACGGATGACGCCAAGCTCAAGGCGGATCCGACCATCTCGGTCTTCGCGGACCAGGTGCCCGACTCGCGCCTCTACCTACCGCACGTTCCCAACGCCACGCAGGTGGATTCGCAGGCGTACACGACACTGATCGGACAGATCACGCGAGGCACGCCCGTGGCCACCGCCACCAAGCAGGCGGCTTCGACGATCAACGGTCTCACCGGCTGCTCGTCATGA
- the panD gene encoding aspartate 1-decarboxylase: MLRTMFKSKIHRAVVTHADLHYVGSLTVDLDLMDAADLLPGEQVAIVDVTNGARLETYLIPGERGSGVIGVNGAAAHLVDVGDTVIVISYAQFDDAEARAFVPRVVHVDAGNGILALGSDPAEAVTPGVQRPSHAL; the protein is encoded by the coding sequence GTGCTGCGCACCATGTTCAAGTCGAAGATCCACCGTGCCGTCGTCACCCACGCCGATCTCCACTACGTCGGGTCGCTCACGGTCGACCTCGATCTGATGGATGCCGCCGACCTGCTGCCCGGTGAGCAGGTCGCCATCGTCGATGTGACCAACGGCGCCCGTCTCGAGACGTATCTCATTCCGGGCGAACGCGGCAGTGGCGTCATCGGGGTCAACGGCGCTGCCGCGCACCTGGTCGATGTGGGCGACACGGTCATCGTCATCTCGTACGCCCAGTTCGATGACGCGGAGGCGCGCGCCTTCGTGCCGCGGGTCGTGCACGTCGACGCGGGCAACGGCATCCTCGCTCTGGGCAGCGACCCGGCCGAGGCCGTCACGCCTGGAGTGCAGCGACCGTCGCACGCCCTCTGA
- a CDS encoding MarR family winged helix-turn-helix transcriptional regulator — protein MPAAERPARIGFLLSQLGTRSAEVFAEQVRALGVTPSEAGVVRIIGRGPAITQRELADRLGTAPSRVVALVDGLERKGLAQRTRGETDRRAQHLGLTESGRALLDELRKAAEAQEATIAKGLSAEQRGELHVLLTALAASLGLDVDVHPGYRHGTPDGPHSESRDRLKS, from the coding sequence ATGCCAGCCGCCGAACGTCCCGCACGGATCGGCTTTCTGCTCTCGCAGCTCGGAACACGCTCGGCCGAGGTGTTCGCCGAGCAGGTGCGTGCGCTCGGTGTCACGCCGTCAGAGGCGGGCGTCGTGCGCATCATCGGGCGCGGGCCGGCCATCACGCAGCGCGAACTCGCCGATCGGCTCGGCACGGCGCCGAGCCGGGTCGTCGCGCTCGTCGACGGGCTCGAGCGCAAAGGACTCGCGCAGAGAACGCGAGGTGAGACCGATCGCCGCGCACAGCACCTCGGCCTCACCGAGTCAGGCCGCGCGCTCCTCGACGAGCTGCGCAAGGCGGCAGAGGCACAGGAGGCGACGATCGCCAAGGGGCTCAGCGCCGAGCAGCGCGGCGAGCTCCACGTGCTTCTGACAGCCCTGGCCGCGAGCCTCGGTCTCGACGTCGACGTGCATCCGGGATATCGGCATGGGACACCCGACGGGCCGCACTCGGAGTCACGGGACCGACTCAAGAGCTGA
- a CDS encoding RNA polymerase sigma factor gives MGALTERELLSRIAAGHQDALGVLYERHVRAVYRYALVELRSREDAEDATHEVFLTFVAKAKSIVLPGDSVLPWLLVTCRNHCRNKQRAVARELAKRWSMDAAATIATSESAEEIAEFNALRRSVADAVDELTKDDRRLFELCIIGHLTYKEAAEVLGMSHGGVRNRLSRLRARLRHSIDTNQEVYPR, from the coding sequence ATGGGCGCACTCACCGAGCGAGAACTTCTCTCGCGCATCGCCGCCGGGCATCAGGATGCCCTCGGCGTGCTCTACGAGCGTCACGTGCGGGCGGTCTACCGCTACGCGCTCGTCGAGTTGCGCTCGCGTGAAGACGCCGAAGACGCCACGCACGAGGTGTTCCTCACGTTCGTCGCGAAGGCCAAGTCCATCGTGCTGCCTGGCGACTCCGTGCTGCCCTGGCTGCTGGTGACGTGCCGCAATCACTGCAGGAACAAGCAGCGTGCGGTCGCCCGCGAACTGGCCAAGCGCTGGAGCATGGATGCCGCCGCCACCATCGCGACGTCGGAGTCGGCCGAGGAGATCGCCGAGTTCAACGCGCTTCGACGGTCCGTCGCCGATGCCGTCGATGAACTCACCAAAGACGATCGCCGTCTCTTCGAGCTCTGCATCATCGGCCACCTCACCTACAAGGAGGCGGCCGAGGTGCTGGGCATGAGCCACGGCGGCGTGCGCAATCGGCTCTCCCGCCTGCGCGCCCGCCTCCGCCATTCCATCGACACGAACCAGGAGGTGTACCCGAGATGA
- a CDS encoding family 1 glycosylhydrolase, producing the protein MHGFGWILGIEDTCVYPHAGARMQPLDEFELTEHNRRWRDDLKMARDLGADSIRYGAQWPLVHTRPGRFEWGRLEERFDFAVNDLGLQVIADLVHYGTPTWLSGSFADPDYPQVVADYAGSFAARFAGLVDAVTPLNEPVTTASFCGLRGVWPPALTGWRGWTAVTLGIARGIQSSIVAVRDANPHAQIVHVEASAIYEADTEALSEHARHLESIGMLPTDLLTGRVTPQHDEYAWLIENGASAAELDDLVRNAATFDYLGVNYYPDLTPRTLTETGGAVEQHATNQWTKGLVDSVRGFIRRYESPVIVTETSIEGSDRVRGDWVDGSIDAVRRLAAGGADVRGYTWWPMFDFIDWSYASGGRNVEEFQVEDRVVAARTSETSSKTPFLRRMGLVRLEEQVDGSLSRVPTAAAERFALQAKNSTPSGAAMEGH; encoded by the coding sequence ATGCACGGGTTCGGCTGGATTCTCGGCATCGAGGACACGTGCGTGTATCCGCACGCCGGCGCACGCATGCAGCCGCTCGACGAATTCGAGCTGACCGAGCACAACCGCCGCTGGCGCGACGACCTGAAGATGGCGCGTGACCTCGGCGCCGACTCGATTCGATACGGAGCTCAATGGCCGCTCGTGCACACCAGGCCGGGCCGCTTCGAATGGGGAAGACTCGAGGAGCGATTCGACTTCGCGGTCAACGACCTCGGCCTGCAGGTGATCGCCGATCTCGTGCACTACGGCACTCCGACCTGGCTTTCCGGCTCCTTCGCCGATCCGGACTATCCGCAGGTCGTCGCCGACTACGCGGGCTCGTTCGCAGCACGCTTCGCGGGCCTCGTCGACGCGGTCACACCGCTCAACGAACCGGTGACGACGGCCTCGTTCTGCGGATTGCGCGGCGTCTGGCCACCCGCGCTCACCGGGTGGCGCGGATGGACGGCTGTGACGCTGGGCATCGCGCGGGGCATCCAGTCGTCGATCGTCGCCGTTCGTGACGCCAACCCGCACGCGCAGATCGTGCACGTCGAGGCATCCGCGATCTATGAAGCCGACACCGAGGCGCTCAGCGAGCACGCCAGACACCTCGAGTCGATCGGCATGCTTCCCACCGATCTCCTCACCGGTCGCGTCACGCCGCAGCACGACGAGTACGCGTGGCTGATCGAGAACGGTGCCTCCGCCGCGGAGCTGGACGACCTCGTCCGCAACGCGGCGACCTTCGACTACCTCGGGGTGAACTACTACCCCGATCTGACTCCGCGCACGCTGACGGAAACGGGTGGGGCCGTAGAGCAACACGCCACCAATCAGTGGACGAAAGGGCTCGTCGACAGCGTGCGCGGTTTCATTCGACGATACGAGTCGCCTGTCATCGTGACGGAGACGAGCATCGAAGGCTCCGATCGAGTGCGGGGCGACTGGGTGGACGGCTCGATCGACGCCGTGCGCCGGCTGGCTGCCGGCGGTGCGGACGTGCGGGGTTATACCTGGTGGCCGATGTTCGACTTCATCGACTGGTCGTACGCCTCAGGCGGGCGCAACGTCGAGGAGTTCCAGGTCGAGGATCGCGTGGTCGCCGCACGCACCTCCGAGACGTCATCGAAGACGCCGTTCCTGCGGCGTATGGGACTCGTCCGCCTCGAAGAGCAGGTGGACGGCAGCTTGTCACGGGTGCCGACCGCCGCCGCTGAACGCTTCGCCCTCCAGGCGAAGAACTCCACGCCGAGCGGTGCAGCGATGGAGGGCCACTGA
- a CDS encoding carbohydrate ABC transporter permease: protein MSIDTTTAPTRAHTRTSRAARSAALTLKWIYLGIGLVLALVPFIWMLSGSFRSEADLYQNPASLFPTSITLHGYLGIWQQLPFLRLLFNSFIFAGVTTALTVLFDSMCAYALARLRFVGRNVCFVLVIATLMVPFQVTLIPVFIQLFHLGWLNTYQGLIIPRATSAFGIFLFRQFFMSIPADLDEAARIDGAGHWRIYWRVIMPLAKPAIATVAILNFTSLWNDLLWPLVVTSSNDMLTLPAGLTLFGGQHVTDHAVLLAGATISLLPIAIGFFFAQKYFVAGVATTGLK from the coding sequence ATGTCGATTGACACCACCACGGCTCCGACACGAGCGCATACACGAACCTCACGAGCGGCGCGCTCCGCGGCCCTCACCCTCAAATGGATCTACCTCGGCATCGGATTGGTGCTGGCGCTCGTGCCGTTCATCTGGATGCTGTCGGGCTCCTTTCGCAGCGAGGCCGACCTCTACCAGAACCCCGCCAGCTTGTTCCCGACCAGCATCACCCTGCACGGCTATCTGGGCATCTGGCAGCAACTGCCCTTTCTGCGGCTTCTCTTCAACTCGTTCATCTTCGCCGGCGTGACCACGGCACTCACGGTGCTCTTCGACTCGATGTGCGCGTACGCGTTGGCGCGACTGCGCTTCGTCGGTCGCAACGTGTGTTTCGTTCTGGTGATCGCCACCCTCATGGTGCCGTTCCAGGTCACGCTGATTCCTGTGTTCATCCAGCTGTTCCATCTCGGCTGGCTCAACACCTATCAGGGTCTGATCATCCCGCGTGCCACGAGCGCCTTCGGCATCTTCCTCTTCAGGCAGTTCTTCATGAGCATCCCTGCCGATCTCGACGAGGCCGCTCGGATCGACGGCGCAGGACATTGGCGCATCTACTGGCGGGTGATCATGCCGTTGGCGAAGCCCGCGATCGCGACCGTGGCCATCCTCAACTTCACGAGCCTCTGGAATGACCTCTTGTGGCCGCTCGTCGTCACGAGCTCCAACGACATGCTGACACTGCCGGCCGGACTCACGTTGTTCGGCGGTCAGCACGTGACCGACCACGCCGTTCTGCTCGCCGGTGCGACGATCTCTCTGCTGCCGATCGCCATCGGGTTCTTCTTCGCGCAGAAGTACTTCGTCGCCGGCGTCGCGACGACGGGACTGAAGTGA
- a CDS encoding LacI family DNA-binding transcriptional regulator, translated as MAKKPDGHASVTLKDVASRVGVTTAAASMALSGHERISEKTRDAVRKAADELGYVPSSAGRALRKQRAGAIAVVVPNTSQHVFGHLYFMHVLTGVASAANEHDSQLIVSTNPDEAHGVVAYERVMRSRTADGAIVTSSAIDDPNIEALVKTGLPVVLIGNFPYLPDAVSVGIDDVRATEAITEHLIDVHGVTAPVHVTGTLDHQTGVDRREGFLRAVRAHGLDETSHIIEGDLSEASGAAAVEQLLADGIRFDGIVFANDDMALGGSRVLRSRGIRVPDDVAIVGFDDFGLARVATPALTTVRVPAEQMSRFAAEQLFRLIDGSAQGPTHHELDVELVLRASCGCEHDDTEHVIPLRGEKPHGNDMQRSISQ; from the coding sequence ATGGCGAAGAAGCCCGATGGACACGCGTCGGTCACCCTGAAAGACGTCGCGTCCCGCGTCGGAGTCACGACGGCGGCCGCCTCTATGGCCCTTTCAGGCCACGAGCGCATCAGCGAGAAGACACGGGACGCGGTCCGCAAAGCCGCTGACGAGCTCGGCTATGTGCCCAGCTCCGCCGGCCGAGCCCTTCGCAAGCAGCGTGCCGGCGCCATCGCCGTCGTCGTGCCGAACACGTCGCAGCACGTGTTCGGTCACCTCTACTTCATGCATGTGCTCACGGGCGTCGCCTCCGCCGCCAACGAACACGACTCTCAGCTCATCGTCTCGACCAATCCCGATGAGGCGCACGGCGTTGTGGCCTACGAGCGGGTCATGCGATCGCGCACGGCCGACGGTGCGATCGTCACGAGCTCCGCGATCGACGATCCCAACATCGAAGCGCTCGTCAAGACCGGACTGCCGGTCGTTCTGATCGGAAATTTCCCATATCTGCCGGACGCCGTGAGCGTGGGGATCGACGACGTGCGCGCCACCGAAGCCATCACCGAGCATCTGATCGACGTGCATGGAGTCACCGCGCCCGTACACGTCACAGGAACGCTCGATCACCAGACCGGTGTCGATCGTCGTGAAGGCTTTCTTCGGGCGGTGCGCGCCCACGGTCTCGACGAGACGTCCCACATCATCGAGGGCGACCTCAGCGAAGCATCCGGCGCGGCGGCGGTGGAGCAGTTGCTCGCCGACGGCATCCGCTTCGACGGCATCGTGTTCGCCAACGACGACATGGCCCTCGGCGGCTCGCGCGTGCTGCGGAGCCGCGGCATCCGGGTCCCCGACGACGTTGCCATCGTCGGCTTCGACGACTTCGGTCTCGCCCGCGTGGCGACCCCCGCGCTCACCACCGTGAGAGTGCCGGCCGAACAGATGTCGAGGTTCGCCGCAGAACAACTCTTCCGACTCATCGACGGGTCGGCACAAGGCCCCACCCACCACGAGCTCGACGTCGAGCTCGTTCTCCGCGCGTCATGCGGGTGCGAGCACGACGACACAGAGCACGTGATCCCCTTGCGCGGTGAGAAGCCGCACGGCAATGACATGCAAAGGAGCATTTCGCAATGA
- a CDS encoding carbohydrate ABC transporter permease: MAPSLLILGTFVLYPILRTLYYSFFDWSVGAAVQPFVGLGNYVKLFSDPQFWNALGVTLEFTIVSVVLLIALGLLTALALQSEGLGTRIARSVFFFPTIVSLATLGLVWKFLLDPDIGLVGGITKALGLPPVAWLQSEQLALPTLIFVSVWRSVGFAMILFVAALKGVPAERYEAGRIDGAGQFSLFWYITLPSIRPTMLFATMMLTIQSLQVFDLVYVMTGGGPLYRTDTLVNLIYRDGFVNFQTGYAAAISWVLFALIMLISLIQLRIFRYNDVD; the protein is encoded by the coding sequence ATGGCGCCGAGCTTGCTCATCCTCGGCACGTTCGTGCTGTACCCGATTCTGCGAACGCTCTACTACAGCTTCTTCGACTGGTCGGTCGGCGCTGCGGTGCAGCCTTTCGTCGGTCTCGGCAACTACGTCAAGCTCTTCTCCGATCCGCAGTTCTGGAACGCTCTCGGAGTCACGCTCGAGTTCACGATCGTCTCCGTCGTGCTGCTCATCGCTCTCGGTCTGCTCACGGCGCTCGCACTGCAGTCGGAGGGGCTCGGCACGCGCATCGCCCGTTCGGTGTTCTTCTTCCCGACGATCGTGTCGCTCGCCACGCTCGGACTGGTGTGGAAGTTCCTGCTCGATCCCGATATCGGACTCGTCGGCGGCATCACGAAGGCGCTCGGCCTGCCACCGGTGGCGTGGCTCCAATCGGAGCAGCTGGCCCTGCCCACCCTCATCTTCGTCTCGGTCTGGCGCAGCGTCGGCTTCGCGATGATCCTCTTCGTCGCCGCGCTCAAGGGCGTTCCCGCCGAACGCTATGAGGCGGGCCGCATCGACGGCGCCGGTCAGTTCTCGCTCTTCTGGTACATCACGCTTCCGAGCATCCGACCGACCATGCTGTTCGCGACGATGATGCTGACGATTCAGTCGCTGCAGGTGTTCGACCTGGTCTACGTCATGACCGGCGGCGGTCCCCTCTACCGCACAGACACTCTCGTGAACCTCATCTACCGCGACGGCTTCGTCAACTTCCAGACCGGCTACGCGGCCGCCATCTCGTGGGTGCTCTTCGCGCTCATCATGCTCATCTCGCTCATCCAGCTTCGAATCTTCAGGTACAACGATGTCGATTGA
- a CDS encoding glycoside hydrolase family 43 protein, with translation MPSLDRTTAQVQRMPRLDLPAHPRPVRDDYFADPFLTRFNGQYYAYGTTRPRDGHILTFEAIRSDDLVHWTSLGQALTPLDTVFGDAYWAPEVVERDGRYWMYYSVGRGIDRHHIRVAAADTPEGPFVDCGVDLTPQESFAIDAHPFRDDDGQWYLFFARDVLEGARPGTHLAVTRLPEPTVVGAKARPVLAPDADWQIYERGREIYGRRFDWHTLEGPTVTRHGSDYYLFFSAGSWEGAGYGVSVATAPHPFGPWNHRAESGASFMSSSSTRLAGPGHNSVMHGERTILTAFHAWNSERTARQMYIAPVLFD, from the coding sequence ATGCCGTCCCTCGATCGGACCACCGCGCAGGTGCAGCGGATGCCCCGACTCGACCTTCCGGCGCATCCACGGCCCGTGCGCGATGACTACTTCGCCGACCCGTTCCTGACCCGATTCAACGGGCAGTACTACGCGTACGGAACCACACGACCGCGCGACGGCCACATTCTGACTTTCGAAGCGATCCGTTCGGATGACCTCGTGCACTGGACGTCTCTCGGCCAGGCGCTCACGCCGCTCGACACCGTCTTCGGTGACGCGTATTGGGCTCCGGAGGTCGTGGAACGCGACGGCAGATACTGGATGTACTACTCGGTCGGACGAGGCATCGACCGCCACCACATCCGAGTCGCCGCCGCGGACACGCCGGAAGGCCCCTTCGTCGACTGCGGCGTCGACCTCACCCCGCAGGAGAGCTTCGCGATCGACGCGCACCCGTTTCGCGACGATGACGGACAGTGGTATCTGTTCTTCGCGCGAGATGTGCTCGAAGGTGCGCGGCCGGGCACGCACCTCGCCGTCACACGGCTGCCCGAGCCCACGGTCGTCGGCGCCAAGGCCCGACCGGTTCTGGCCCCGGATGCCGACTGGCAGATCTACGAGCGTGGTCGCGAGATTTATGGTCGGCGCTTCGACTGGCACACCCTGGAGGGGCCGACCGTGACTCGACACGGGTCGGACTACTACCTCTTCTTCTCCGCCGGCTCGTGGGAAGGCGCAGGATACGGGGTCTCGGTGGCGACGGCACCCCATCCGTTCGGACCGTGGAACCATCGTGCGGAATCGGGTGCGAGCTTCATGAGTTCGTCATCGACCCGGCTCGCCGGCCCCGGGCACAATTCGGTGATGCATGGAGAGCGGACGATCTTGACGGCATTCCACGCGTGGAACTCCGAGCGCACCGCACGGCAGATGTACATAGCCCCCGTGCTGTTCGACTGA
- a CDS encoding EamA family transporter, giving the protein MRTKDVRSAKVQASGYFLGSAVFHYLGPSFAVLLFVHVAPTGVAWLRVASAAIVFALWRRPWRVWMRSARQQKIVYLALGVVLAGMNTVFYLAIARLDLATVGTIEFVGVVAVAAYGTRTARNTLALLVVIAGVAALSVHAFATDPMGLVFAVANAACFAIYIVLGHRIANRPAAGDGTSGRLSGVDQLGVAMLIAAVVISAWGIVPALPAFTHPLWLAWGVGVGVCSSVIPYVTDQLAMAKLSRAAYALMMALLPASAAIIGAVVLGQIPTPLTVAGIALVIIGIAAHSERAPADARSGSSGSGSRPGP; this is encoded by the coding sequence ATGAGAACGAAGGATGTGCGCTCGGCCAAGGTGCAGGCATCCGGCTACTTTCTGGGCAGCGCGGTCTTCCACTACCTCGGCCCGTCGTTCGCGGTGCTGCTCTTCGTGCACGTGGCCCCGACCGGGGTCGCATGGCTGCGCGTGGCGTCGGCCGCGATCGTGTTCGCACTGTGGCGACGGCCATGGCGGGTCTGGATGCGTTCCGCCCGGCAGCAGAAGATCGTCTACCTCGCGCTCGGCGTCGTGCTGGCCGGCATGAACACCGTCTTCTATCTGGCCATCGCTCGGCTCGATCTTGCGACCGTTGGCACGATCGAGTTCGTCGGAGTGGTCGCGGTCGCCGCCTACGGCACTCGCACGGCGCGGAACACGCTCGCCCTGCTCGTCGTGATCGCGGGAGTCGCGGCGTTGTCGGTTCACGCGTTCGCGACCGATCCCATGGGTCTCGTGTTCGCTGTGGCGAATGCGGCCTGCTTCGCGATCTATATCGTGCTCGGCCACCGCATCGCCAACCGGCCGGCAGCGGGCGACGGCACCTCGGGGCGGCTCAGCGGAGTGGACCAGCTCGGTGTCGCCATGCTGATCGCCGCCGTTGTGATCTCCGCGTGGGGGATCGTGCCCGCGCTGCCGGCGTTCACGCACCCGCTGTGGCTGGCGTGGGGCGTCGGGGTCGGCGTGTGCTCCTCCGTCATCCCCTATGTCACGGACCAGCTGGCCATGGCCAAGCTCAGCCGGGCGGCCTATGCGCTGATGATGGCGCTGCTGCCCGCCTCCGCCGCGATCATCGGTGCGGTGGTGCTCGGTCAGATTCCGACGCCTCTCACCGTGGCCGGCATCGCCCTGGTCATCATCGGCATCGCCGCGCACAGCGAACGAGCTCCGGCTGACGCACGCAGCGGCAGTTCCGGGTCCGGCTCTCGCCCCGGCCCCTGA